GCATTTATGGAAGCGTTCTTAACTACCCCTATATCTTTATAAGGCATAAAATATTGTGTGAACGACTTTTCCTCATATGGCGCAAGCCAAGTAAAGTCTGGCTGGTTATCTGTGAATACGTCGGTCATTAGCTCGATATAAGGTCCGTCCTCATCCGTCAGGTTACGGTCCCATGCTTGCCCGAATTCACCGTTGCCCCATGTCCACTGCTTCTTACCCGGTGATATATGATGATTAGCCACGTGCAGAAGACCTGCCCTTAATTGATGGTCATAACCCCCAACGAAATCGTAATCTGATTTGTATGCCATATAAGAGGTCGGCACCGGAATGTTCTTGTAGCGTGAAATGTCCACACCTTCTGAATAATCCATCTTGTAATATGTGCCCATTGCAATCGGAAAACGAGATACATCTCTCTTTCCATGGTCAAACACCGCGTTAACATCCGGAGGAAACACCGACTGTGTATGCTCATTCACCGCTACTGCCGGATTGGCCCACCATAGAAAGGTTTGCGGAAGACTCGTTCGATTATACAAGTTAGCTTTGATTTCAATGTAGGCTTTATCTGGATGCAGTGTAAATCCGGTGGTAACCTTCGTTCCATACATTCGATCGATTTCACTTACCCACGCGGTCGCACTTCCACTCTCGCACTCCTCCAGCTTCCATTCTACGGGTCCGAACGTGTTCGGACGGTGATGCTGCGGCCAGTTGAATTCAATTCCACCCGAGATCCACGGACCTGCTAATCCTACCAGTGCCGGCTTGATCACCTGATTATGATAGACGAAATCGTAATTGTTCGTTTTGTCCACGGCACGGTATATTCGTCCGCCAAGCTCTGGCATCACCTCAACTCGCAGATACTCATTTTCTAGGATGATCATCCGGTACTCCTGAATTTTCTTCTGATTTTCGATCTTATCGATGACAGGATACGGATACACGCGGCCGGAGCTGCCCTGATATACTCTTTTTTCTAAAAACATCGGATTCTTATCCGGTTTACCCACTCCATATGTAGGAATTTGCACGATTGTTTCCCGTACGGACGCCTTTAATACTTTCGTACTCAACTCAATCACTCCTTTGATCCTTCTTAAGCTGCTTACATGTCTTAGCTCAAGATTACAAGGTTCATAGCCAGCAGACAATTGATAATCCTCTGTATTTAATGGACTATATTCTTATAATTCTTCATACGTTTCACTAGCCAGCTAACAAATGAAACCGCCAAGGGAATTCCCTGGCGGCTATTATTCGTTCCTTCTATATTATTCAGCTTTTAATTCATTCTGCTGTTGTTGATAAATTTCATAGAAATCACTCCAGATCAATACATTATCCTTCTCCTTATCCCACCACTCCTGATACCAGCTTATAATCTCGGAGCCTCCACCGCTCTCCCATTGTTTCTGCGCGTCAATTGCTGCTTGTTCCACAGTATAATTACTACCACCAATAATGGCTCTTGTATAAATATCATGTACCGCTGTTTGTACGTTACTGAACTTAAGCTGCAGTTCCTTAGGCAACTGAGGCATATGCTCGGAATGAGTCAAGCCTTCACCCACCGGGAGCTCGTTCATATAGGCATCAATGGATTCTTGGAATAGACGATGTGCTTCTTTCTGTGCAGGAACTTCTTCATCGAATTGATTTTCGACGTAACCATATTTGCCCTCTTCTAAACGACTGTATAGCATTGTAAAGTCACTTGCCCAGCTCACTTCGTTCTTGTATTTATCCTGGTCAAGAATGACCGGTTTTCCGTCTTCCTCCAATTGATAATGCTCTCCTTCGATACCATATCGGAACGTGCGTCCAATCTCCGGTTTGACCAAGTAGTCAATGTACTTGATAATAGCTTCCGGCTCCTTGGCACGAGCATTAACAACAGCGGTCATTTGTACTGGATTATTCCAGACGGTATTAAATTGTCCTTCAGAAGTTATGGGAAGCGGCATGACTTTCAGTCTAGAATCCGGTACATTCTTCATTAGCGTGTCCAGCTCACGAGAAGCAAAGCTTATATAATCGCTTGTCATGAATGCGTAAATTCCAATTTTGCCATTTAGAAAGTCCTGTTTGGATTTGGATCCGTCCTTATCGCTCAAAAAGTCTTTGTCGACGGCACCGGCTTCAAACAATGCACGTTTAAATTCCGCTTCTTTCTTCAAGCGCTCTGGGCCTACCTGAATCCCGCCGTTGTCATCTAAATTAACCCAGTTCGCATTAAATATATATCGGAACAGTCCGGCATTGTCTCCAAATTCAAATCCACCTACTCCGTAGGTATCATCCACACCATTTCCGTCCGGATCTTGCTCTGTGAACGCTTTAGCTACGGACAGGAATTCTTCCTCTGTCTTAGGGATTTCCAGGCCCAAATTCTCGAGCCAATCCTCTCGAATAAACAGGCTGACTAGTGGATACACCTCATTCATGCGACCCACTTCGTACAGTTTTCCATCCGATTTGATACCTGCTTGCTTCAACTGAGGGTATTTCTCCATTAACGCTTTGTATTCTACACTATGTTGTTCGATGAGATCATCGAGTGGCATGAGCTGCTTCTGGTCAAACAACTGATTTCGAATACTGGTGCCAAACTCAAATATTAGATCAGGTGCACTGCCTGAAGCCAGCAGCACATTTAACTTCGACTGAGACTCCCAGCGAGGGATTGCAACAAACTTAACATTGGCAGGACCGTTTTCATTGATCCACTTCGTCCACATATTATCTTCGATTGTACCCATCCCATTCGGTACAGCCCCTCGATCATAAATGGTAGAAGAAATGCTGGCTTTATTCGTATTTTCATTCCCCTCAGCTGTGCCATCCTTGCTGTTCGAACATCCAGCTAGCATACCCCCAACCAGGCTGGAAATGAGCAAAAGTTTAGGCAGTTTATACAATTTGTTCATGGTGATACCCCTCTTTCCTGTAAAATGTGAATATGGATAACGTTCGGCTTGCTAACCTTTTATTGAGCCGAGCATAACACCCTTTACAAAATACTTTTGAAGCAGTGGATAGACAGC
This sequence is a window from Paenibacillus urinalis. Protein-coding genes within it:
- a CDS encoding extracellular solute-binding protein; protein product: MNKLYKLPKLLLISSLVGGMLAGCSNSKDGTAEGNENTNKASISSTIYDRGAVPNGMGTIEDNMWTKWINENGPANVKFVAIPRWESQSKLNVLLASGSAPDLIFEFGTSIRNQLFDQKQLMPLDDLIEQHSVEYKALMEKYPQLKQAGIKSDGKLYEVGRMNEVYPLVSLFIREDWLENLGLEIPKTEEEFLSVAKAFTEQDPDGNGVDDTYGVGGFEFGDNAGLFRYIFNANWVNLDDNGGIQVGPERLKKEAEFKRALFEAGAVDKDFLSDKDGSKSKQDFLNGKIGIYAFMTSDYISFASRELDTLMKNVPDSRLKVMPLPITSEGQFNTVWNNPVQMTAVVNARAKEPEAIIKYIDYLVKPEIGRTFRYGIEGEHYQLEEDGKPVILDQDKYKNEVSWASDFTMLYSRLEEGKYGYVENQFDEEVPAQKEAHRLFQESIDAYMNELPVGEGLTHSEHMPQLPKELQLKFSNVQTAVHDIYTRAIIGGSNYTVEQAAIDAQKQWESGGGSEIISWYQEWWDKEKDNVLIWSDFYEIYQQQQNELKAE